A window from Alkalicoccobacillus plakortidis encodes these proteins:
- the fabF gene encoding beta-ketoacyl-ACP synthase II: MENKRVVVTGMGAVTPLGLDVESTWNGIKAGVSGVGPLTRVNADEFPMKVAAEITNFDSGSYMDKKEARKMDRFTQYAVAASLMAVKDADLVIDESNADKIGVWIGSGIGGMETYEQQFRNFLEKGQRRVSPFFVPMLIPDMASGQVSIITGAKGVNSCSVTACASGTNSIGDAFKVIQRGDADLMITGGAEAPITNMSIAGFCSAKAVTHNAEPSTASRPFDANRDGFVMGEGAGILILESLESAEARGAHIYAEIVGYGASGDAHHITAPAPGGEGGARAIQMALDDAGLQPEDIQYVNAHGTSTQMNEKFETMAIKSVFKEHAYNMAVSSTKSMTGHLLGAAGAVEAIFSIKAITDQILPPTINYETPDPDCDLDYVPNKAREASVDAVLSNSLGFGGHNATLIFKKYKN; this comes from the coding sequence GTGGAAAACAAACGAGTAGTGGTTACAGGAATGGGTGCCGTCACTCCACTTGGACTTGATGTCGAGTCTACGTGGAACGGAATCAAAGCAGGAGTTTCAGGTGTTGGCCCACTTACAAGAGTGAACGCGGATGAGTTTCCGATGAAAGTGGCAGCGGAAATAACAAACTTTGATTCAGGCTCATATATGGATAAAAAAGAAGCGAGAAAAATGGATCGATTTACTCAATATGCCGTTGCAGCCTCTCTAATGGCGGTAAAGGATGCAGACTTAGTCATTGACGAATCAAATGCAGACAAAATTGGTGTGTGGATTGGCTCTGGAATTGGTGGAATGGAAACCTATGAGCAACAATTCCGTAATTTCCTTGAAAAAGGGCAACGTCGAGTCAGCCCATTTTTTGTTCCAATGTTAATTCCTGATATGGCTTCAGGGCAAGTGTCTATTATCACAGGGGCCAAAGGTGTAAACTCCTGTTCTGTGACAGCTTGTGCGAGTGGAACGAATTCAATTGGGGATGCCTTTAAAGTCATTCAACGTGGTGATGCTGATCTGATGATTACAGGTGGCGCAGAGGCTCCAATTACCAATATGTCTATTGCTGGTTTCTGTTCTGCAAAAGCTGTAACACATAATGCTGAGCCATCTACTGCATCTCGTCCGTTTGATGCAAATCGTGATGGATTTGTTATGGGAGAAGGAGCAGGTATTCTCATTCTTGAGAGCTTAGAATCTGCAGAAGCGCGGGGAGCACATATTTATGCAGAGATTGTTGGATATGGCGCTTCAGGTGATGCACATCACATTACAGCTCCAGCTCCTGGTGGAGAAGGTGGAGCCCGTGCCATTCAAATGGCATTGGACGATGCAGGATTACAGCCAGAGGATATCCAATATGTGAATGCTCATGGTACAAGCACACAGATGAATGAAAAGTTTGAAACAATGGCCATAAAGTCTGTTTTTAAAGAGCATGCGTATAATATGGCTGTTAGCTCTACAAAATCGATGACGGGTCACTTACTTGGAGCAGCTGGAGCCGTGGAAGCGATCTTCTCGATTAAAGCAATCACTGATCAAATCCTACCACCAACCATCAACTATGAAACACCAGATCCTGATTGTGATTTAGATTATGTTCCAAATAAAGCACGCGAGGCGAGTGTTGATGCTGTATTAAGTAACTCGCTTGGATTTGGTGGACATAATGCTACGTTAATCTTTAAGAAGTACAAAAACTAA
- a CDS encoding beta-ketoacyl-ACP synthase III, which yields MANAGILGMGSYIPEQVFTNADFEKVLDTSDEWIRTRTGIEERRFAGDDVNTSDMAYESAVSALKNANVSAEDIDLILVATVTPDMAFPTVSTLVQKRLGATHASAMDISAACAGFIYGVVTAQQFVETGAYKNVLVIGVEKLSKITDMSDRNTAVLFGDGSGAAVVGPVSEGKGILSFDLGADGGGAMHINKQGEFMEMNGREVFKFAVRQMGESSLKVIEKAGLTKEDVDYLIPHQANIRIMESAREKLDLPVDKMSVTVKKYGNTSSASIPMAMVDELEQGKIKDGDVVVLVGFGAGLVWGAVALRWGR from the coding sequence ATGGCGAATGCGGGGATTCTAGGGATGGGAAGTTATATTCCTGAACAGGTATTTACTAACGCAGATTTCGAGAAGGTATTGGATACATCAGATGAATGGATTCGTACAAGGACTGGAATAGAAGAACGTCGCTTTGCTGGAGACGATGTGAATACATCAGATATGGCTTATGAATCAGCTGTTTCAGCTCTGAAAAATGCAAATGTGAGCGCTGAAGATATTGATTTGATACTTGTTGCAACAGTAACACCAGATATGGCATTTCCAACGGTATCAACACTGGTTCAAAAAAGACTAGGTGCTACTCATGCCTCAGCAATGGATATTAGTGCAGCCTGTGCAGGGTTTATTTATGGAGTGGTAACAGCCCAGCAGTTTGTAGAAACAGGTGCTTATAAAAACGTACTCGTAATTGGTGTGGAGAAGTTGTCAAAAATTACGGATATGTCTGATCGTAACACAGCTGTTTTATTTGGTGATGGCTCAGGTGCAGCTGTTGTTGGTCCTGTTTCAGAAGGCAAAGGTATCCTTTCCTTTGATCTAGGAGCCGATGGTGGCGGTGCTATGCACATCAATAAACAAGGCGAATTTATGGAAATGAACGGACGCGAGGTATTTAAATTTGCAGTAAGACAAATGGGCGAATCTTCGCTTAAAGTGATTGAAAAAGCAGGATTAACAAAGGAAGATGTGGATTATCTTATTCCTCACCAAGCAAATATTCGCATCATGGAATCGGCACGTGAGAAATTAGATCTTCCAGTCGACAAAATGTCTGTCACGGTAAAAAAATACGGAAACACATCCTCAGCATCTATCCCAATGGCGATGGTGGATGAATTAGAACAAGGTAAAATCAAAGACGGAGACGTTGTTGTTTTAGTTGGTTTTGGAGCTGGTTTAGTGTGGGGCGCGGTTGCGCTACGTTGGGGAAGATAA
- a CDS encoding ComZ family protein — translation MTNPELNMKFMQLAMKHLPEGQEFFKQKGIELGFEDMQPMLELFLKVMGEAYELGKSDAGSQE, via the coding sequence ATGACAAATCCTGAGCTTAATATGAAATTTATGCAGTTAGCGATGAAGCATCTTCCTGAAGGTCAGGAATTTTTTAAACAAAAAGGAATTGAGCTTGGATTTGAAGATATGCAGCCAATGCTTGAGCTGTTTCTAAAAGTGATGGGTGAGGCTTATGAATTAGGGAAGTCTGACGCAGGTTCACAGGAATAA
- a CDS encoding NAD-dependent epimerase/dehydratase family protein, translating into MEKAVVTGGLGFIGYHLCQALLEAGLEVVCIEQPNETSIQGMDEKLLAMGRNALFEHISGDLDKEDSTIADRLSRADVVFHMASPSSKDSKWPMKHQTILQATKWVQFLCGSMKDDARILFPSTVEVYGDVPGLITEDTPLQPVSSYGMIKAEIELCVQKEAQLNNLNYTILRLPTVYGPWQRPDMTFAQILSEEAEVYQDRSTLDALFVDDVVNGFVLAAKSTNQSDIFHLTSGEQGQWFVAAQKLGAKADILKRTHSRSSLSPKKAEQQLGFNVTVTIEEGLRRQKEHMDKWNNTWDI; encoded by the coding sequence GTGGAGAAGGCAGTTGTAACAGGAGGACTTGGGTTTATTGGCTATCATCTTTGTCAGGCATTACTCGAAGCTGGTCTTGAAGTTGTCTGTATTGAACAACCAAACGAAACATCCATACAAGGAATGGATGAAAAATTATTGGCGATGGGACGTAACGCCTTATTTGAGCATATAAGTGGAGATTTAGATAAAGAAGATTCAACCATTGCAGACAGATTATCACGTGCAGATGTTGTGTTTCACATGGCTTCTCCTTCTAGCAAAGATAGTAAATGGCCGATGAAACATCAAACTATACTCCAAGCAACAAAGTGGGTGCAATTTTTATGTGGCTCAATGAAGGACGATGCAAGGATTCTTTTTCCTTCAACAGTAGAAGTTTACGGAGATGTGCCTGGATTAATCACTGAGGATACTCCACTGCAACCCGTTTCTTCGTATGGCATGATCAAAGCTGAGATAGAGCTCTGTGTTCAGAAAGAAGCGCAATTAAATAACTTGAACTATACTATTCTACGACTGCCAACGGTTTATGGGCCGTGGCAACGCCCTGACATGACATTTGCTCAAATATTGAGTGAAGAAGCAGAAGTATATCAGGATCGCTCCACGCTAGACGCGTTATTTGTGGATGATGTGGTAAACGGTTTTGTATTAGCAGCAAAGTCAACAAATCAATCGGATATTTTTCACCTAACCTCTGGTGAGCAGGGTCAGTGGTTTGTTGCTGCCCAAAAGCTCGGGGCAAAGGCAGACATTCTAAAAAGAACTCACTCTCGTTCTTCTCTCTCACCAAAAAAAGCGGAACAACAATTAGGGTTTAATGTGACGGTTACGATTGAAGAAGGTTTAAGGCGTCAAAAGGAACATATGGACAAATGGAATAACACGTGGGATATCTAA
- a CDS encoding YjzC family protein — translation MGQSRQFIAGQKAPNNGVYVEIGETGSTVNNPQSVSLQAGEAFPELTNQNRKWTPKRKP, via the coding sequence TTGGGACAAAGTCGTCAATTTATTGCAGGTCAAAAAGCACCAAATAACGGTGTGTATGTTGAGATCGGTGAAACAGGAAGTACAGTGAACAATCCTCAGTCTGTGAGTCTACAGGCGGGGGAGGCATTTCCGGAGTTAACCAATCAAAATCGTAAATGGACGCCCAAGCGAAAGCCATAA
- the argF gene encoding ornithine carbamoyltransferase gives MTHSLQVSAEKMTGRDFLTLFDYSPEEINQLLQAAKSYKENPETKKGVLAEKSLGMIFENASTRTRVSFEVGLTQMGGHALFLSPRDLQIGRGEPVKDTAQVLSRYLDAIMIRTNSHELVEEFAHYATVPVINALTDAYHPCQAVADLLTILEQKQTLQGLKLAYFGDGNNVAHSLLVAGAKMGMHVVLATPAEHKADQKIVARVKEIAKQTGAIIEETEDSHAAATDADVIYTDVWASMGFEEEQTSREQTLSAYQVNEELLASAKSDYMFLHCLPAHRGEEVTAEVIDGTHSYVYDQAENRLHAQQAILAALIG, from the coding sequence ATGACACATTCGCTTCAAGTATCAGCTGAAAAAATGACTGGTCGTGACTTTTTAACACTGTTTGATTACAGTCCAGAAGAGATCAATCAATTATTACAAGCTGCTAAATCATATAAAGAAAACCCAGAAACAAAAAAGGGGGTGCTTGCTGAGAAGTCACTAGGAATGATCTTTGAAAATGCGTCAACACGTACACGCGTCTCATTTGAAGTTGGTTTAACTCAAATGGGCGGACACGCATTATTTCTCAGTCCAAGAGACCTTCAAATCGGGCGAGGCGAACCTGTGAAAGATACGGCACAAGTACTTTCTCGTTATCTAGACGCGATAATGATTCGCACAAATTCACACGAGCTTGTTGAAGAATTTGCACATTATGCTACCGTACCTGTTATCAATGCGTTAACAGATGCGTATCATCCATGTCAGGCTGTTGCTGATCTTCTGACTATTTTAGAACAGAAGCAGACTCTTCAAGGACTTAAGCTTGCGTACTTTGGAGATGGAAACAATGTGGCTCATTCCTTGCTTGTTGCAGGTGCAAAAATGGGTATGCATGTTGTTCTTGCTACTCCAGCTGAGCACAAGGCGGATCAAAAAATTGTGGCAAGAGTGAAGGAAATCGCAAAACAAACAGGCGCAATTATTGAAGAAACGGAAGATTCACATGCTGCAGCTACGGATGCAGATGTCATCTACACTGATGTGTGGGCAAGTATGGGCTTTGAAGAAGAACAAACTTCAAGAGAACAAACGTTGTCTGCTTATCAAGTAAATGAAGAACTACTTGCTTCAGCTAAGTCGGATTATATGTTCCTACATTGTCTGCCAGCACACCGTGGGGAAGAAGTAACAGCAGAAGTCATTGATGGTACGCATTCATATGTGTACGATCAAGCAGAAAATCGTCTTCATGCACAGCAAGCGATTTTGGCTGCATTAATTGGTTAA
- a CDS encoding carbamoyl phosphate synthase small subunit has protein sequence MKGYVVLETGEQFEGVLFGAEQGKDIHAEIVFFTGMTGYQEVLSDPSFKGQMVVFTYPLIGNYGINQSDFESLKPQAEALLISELNVSGHHYESSQPLSDCLKQADIPYLTGVDTRAIVKRIRKNGDMRAVLTTNPDTVDFSASSPLGEQEVVSTVSVQNQVTFGAGERHVVLMDFGYKKSIVSELVAEGNKVTVVPYSTSFEEVASLEPDGILLSNGPGNPKQLVAELPIIRKLAETYPTLGICLGHQLLALAFGGDTEKLNFGHRGANQPVIDQKTNKVYMTSQNHSYVVKETSLAHTELQSRFFNINDGSIEGLEHKRLPVLSVQFHPEAHPGPSDSAQLFNLFKEMMSQGRESLYV, from the coding sequence ATGAAAGGCTACGTTGTACTTGAAACAGGTGAACAGTTTGAAGGCGTATTATTTGGAGCAGAGCAAGGTAAGGATATTCATGCAGAGATTGTCTTTTTTACAGGCATGACTGGCTATCAGGAGGTATTAAGTGATCCTTCCTTCAAAGGGCAAATGGTCGTGTTTACGTATCCGTTAATCGGAAACTACGGAATAAACCAATCTGATTTTGAGAGTCTTAAACCACAGGCAGAGGCTTTGCTCATAAGTGAATTGAACGTGTCAGGACATCATTATGAGTCGAGTCAGCCACTATCAGATTGTCTTAAACAAGCCGATATTCCTTATTTAACGGGAGTGGACACACGAGCAATTGTAAAAAGAATCCGTAAAAATGGAGATATGAGAGCTGTTTTAACAACAAATCCAGATACAGTTGATTTTAGCGCGTCTAGTCCACTTGGAGAACAAGAGGTGGTATCAACAGTCTCTGTACAAAATCAAGTGACATTTGGTGCTGGTGAGCGTCATGTTGTGTTAATGGACTTTGGTTACAAAAAATCGATTGTAAGTGAGTTAGTCGCTGAAGGAAATAAAGTAACAGTCGTTCCCTATTCCACTTCTTTTGAAGAGGTTGCGTCACTAGAACCTGATGGGATTTTACTATCAAATGGACCAGGTAATCCAAAACAATTAGTAGCTGAATTACCTATAATCCGCAAGTTGGCTGAGACGTATCCAACGCTTGGTATCTGTTTAGGGCATCAATTATTGGCGCTTGCTTTTGGAGGCGACACGGAGAAGCTTAATTTTGGTCATCGTGGTGCCAATCAACCGGTCATTGATCAAAAGACAAATAAAGTATACATGACCTCTCAAAACCATAGCTATGTAGTGAAAGAAACATCACTAGCACATACAGAACTACAGTCACGTTTTTTTAATATAAATGATGGCTCAATAGAGGGACTGGAGCATAAACGTTTACCAGTGCTTTCGGTGCAGTTTCATCCGGAGGCTCACCCAGGACCGAGCGATAGTGCACAATTGTTTAATCTATTCAAAGAGATGATGAGTCAAGGGAGAGAAAGCTTGTATGTATAA
- a CDS encoding acetylornithine transaminase: protein MSSLFPTYQRWEVSAKSGKGTMLIDTNGKEYLDFVGGIAVCNLGHCHPNVVDALTNQAQSLWHVSNLFQIEGQEQAATVLAEQSSGDYVFFCNSGTEANEAAIKLARKFTGKNHIISLANSFHGRTLGSMAATGQAKIHEGYGTMLSSFTYADLNDIESIKEQISQETAAIMIEVVQGEGGVRVMEAEFASQLQELCEQHELLLIVDEVQTGIGRTGKAFGYENLGLSPDIITVAKGLGNGFPVGAMIGKEHLKSAFQPGSHGSTFGGNPLAMAVVNAVLETIFDESFLKQVEEKGNSFQTYLKQSLGELPIVKDIRGLGLLVGIECHEPVADLITKAREQGLLVLPVGPNVIRLLPPLVVTDEELQQAAKILAQVVGSKTAAI, encoded by the coding sequence ATGAGTTCTTTGTTTCCAACGTATCAAAGATGGGAAGTTAGTGCTAAATCAGGTAAAGGGACTATGTTAATTGATACTAATGGCAAAGAGTACCTTGATTTTGTTGGTGGAATTGCCGTCTGTAATCTTGGACATTGCCATCCAAACGTGGTGGATGCTTTAACGAACCAAGCACAGTCATTGTGGCATGTCTCAAACTTGTTCCAAATAGAAGGACAGGAACAAGCAGCAACCGTGCTTGCGGAGCAAAGTAGTGGAGACTATGTGTTTTTCTGTAATAGTGGAACAGAGGCTAATGAAGCGGCTATCAAGCTTGCTCGTAAGTTTACCGGGAAAAACCATATCATTAGTTTAGCTAATTCCTTCCACGGTCGTACGTTAGGAAGCATGGCAGCGACTGGCCAGGCTAAGATTCATGAAGGCTACGGCACGATGTTATCCAGCTTTACGTATGCAGATCTAAACGACATTGAATCAATTAAAGAACAAATTTCTCAAGAAACTGCAGCGATTATGATTGAGGTTGTGCAAGGTGAAGGCGGCGTACGTGTGATGGAGGCTGAATTTGCATCGCAACTGCAAGAACTGTGTGAGCAGCATGAACTGCTTTTGATTGTGGATGAGGTTCAAACAGGAATCGGTCGAACAGGCAAAGCATTTGGATATGAGAACCTTGGTTTATCTCCTGATATTATTACAGTGGCAAAGGGACTCGGAAATGGATTTCCTGTAGGTGCGATGATTGGAAAAGAACATCTAAAATCAGCCTTTCAGCCAGGGAGTCACGGATCTACCTTTGGTGGCAATCCATTAGCAATGGCTGTTGTAAATGCAGTGCTTGAAACCATATTCGATGAGTCATTTCTAAAGCAGGTTGAAGAAAAGGGGAACTCATTTCAAACGTATCTCAAGCAGTCATTAGGTGAATTGCCAATTGTTAAAGACATTCGTGGCCTTGGATTATTGGTTGGAATTGAATGCCATGAACCAGTTGCAGATCTCATCACAAAAGCGAGAGAACAAGGATTGTTGGTTTTGCCGGTTGGACCAAATGTTATTAGACTTCTACCGCCGCTAGTAGTGACAGATGAAGAGTTACAGCAAGCTGCAAAGATCCTAGCACAGGTTGTCGGAAGTAAGACAGCGGCGATTTAG
- the argB gene encoding acetylglutamate kinase has protein sequence MSGIVVIKCGGSTLAELTDEFFHSVVRLKQEGKHPIIVHGGGPDINQMLETLAIKSEFVGGLRKTTSDVLETVEMVLCGRVNKKLVKRTQDGHGLAVGLAGCDANLLMVKPVDIKKLGFVGEPVAVNTELILTLIDQDLIPVIAPIGVDEFGTHFNVNADTAAGAIAEALGASELIFVTDVDGILKDGLALESVTDVEVHRLIETGVIYGGMIPKVKAALKSLKGSLPFVRIVNGKQAVFAVGEGLKGTKITKQTTAESVS, from the coding sequence ATGTCTGGAATTGTTGTGATTAAGTGTGGGGGGAGTACATTAGCCGAATTAACGGATGAATTTTTTCACAGTGTTGTCAGGCTTAAACAAGAAGGCAAACACCCCATCATTGTTCACGGTGGAGGTCCTGATATCAATCAGATGCTTGAAACGCTTGCGATAAAAAGTGAATTTGTTGGCGGACTTCGCAAAACCACATCAGATGTACTTGAAACGGTTGAGATGGTTTTATGTGGAAGAGTTAATAAGAAGCTAGTAAAACGAACGCAAGATGGTCACGGTCTAGCAGTGGGTCTAGCAGGTTGCGATGCAAATCTCTTAATGGTGAAGCCTGTTGATATTAAAAAGCTCGGATTTGTAGGTGAGCCAGTTGCTGTCAATACTGAACTCATCCTTACACTTATCGACCAAGACTTAATTCCAGTCATTGCACCAATTGGAGTAGACGAATTTGGTACACATTTTAATGTGAATGCTGATACGGCTGCTGGAGCGATAGCGGAAGCATTAGGAGCATCTGAGCTGATTTTTGTTACGGATGTAGACGGTATCTTAAAAGATGGTTTGGCTTTAGAAAGTGTAACAGACGTTGAAGTTCATCGATTAATTGAAACAGGTGTCATCTACGGTGGAATGATTCCTAAGGTTAAAGCAGCTCTAAAAAGCCTAAAGGGTTCATTACCTTTTGTTCGAATCGTAAATGGCAAACAGGCAGTATTTGCCGTTGGTGAAGGTCTTAAAGGGACAAAAATTACGAAGCAGACAACAGCAGAATCTGTTTCTTAA
- the argJ gene encoding bifunctional glutamate N-acetyltransferase/amino-acid acetyltransferase ArgJ, translating into MGMTKQTNQVELVEKGSILTPKGFKATGIHAGLKRKRKDLGAIICEVPASVAAVYTLNQIQAAPLKVTQESIAVEQKIQALVVNSANANACTGERGLQDAYTMRHASAKQFGLPDHLVAVTSTGVIGEYLPIDKVTAGISQLEPSDLDGAAIEFNEAILTTDTTTKQTCFQTVVDGKTVSVGGVAKGSGMIHPNMATMLSFVTTDAVIESSHLQHALSSITNQTFNRITVDGDTSTNDMVVVMASGLAENQPLTPTHPDWAAFYETLKQACESLSKQIARDGEGATKLIEVQVSGALNDEEAGKVAKQIVGSDLVKSAVFGKDANWGRIICAIGYSGCTIDPENIDISIGNTATLKNSQPIVFSEEQATAYMTDEETILIQVNLHVAEGFGKAWGCDLTYDYVRINAGYRT; encoded by the coding sequence ATGGGAATGACAAAACAGACAAATCAAGTGGAGTTAGTAGAGAAGGGCTCGATTTTAACGCCAAAGGGATTTAAGGCAACGGGTATCCACGCAGGATTAAAGAGAAAAAGAAAAGATTTAGGTGCGATTATCTGTGAAGTACCAGCATCTGTTGCGGCCGTCTACACATTAAATCAAATTCAGGCAGCACCACTTAAAGTGACGCAGGAATCGATTGCGGTCGAACAGAAGATTCAAGCTTTAGTTGTGAATAGTGCAAATGCAAATGCTTGTACAGGTGAAAGAGGTCTTCAAGATGCATATACAATGCGACATGCGTCAGCAAAACAATTTGGACTTCCGGATCACCTTGTTGCTGTCACTTCAACAGGTGTCATTGGTGAGTACCTCCCTATTGATAAAGTAACAGCAGGTATTAGTCAATTAGAGCCGAGTGATTTAGATGGCGCAGCTATTGAATTTAACGAAGCCATTCTGACAACAGATACGACGACGAAGCAGACCTGCTTTCAAACTGTTGTAGATGGAAAAACCGTGTCTGTTGGTGGTGTCGCAAAAGGATCGGGTATGATTCATCCGAATATGGCGACGATGCTTTCTTTTGTCACAACAGACGCTGTCATTGAATCAAGTCATTTACAACATGCGTTGTCTAGCATTACAAACCAGACATTTAACCGCATTACTGTAGATGGGGACACATCTACAAACGATATGGTTGTTGTGATGGCATCAGGGCTAGCTGAGAATCAACCATTAACACCAACCCATCCTGATTGGGCCGCTTTTTATGAAACGTTAAAGCAGGCTTGTGAATCACTTTCCAAACAGATTGCGCGTGACGGTGAAGGAGCAACAAAGTTAATTGAAGTTCAAGTAAGTGGAGCTTTAAATGACGAGGAAGCTGGAAAAGTAGCCAAACAAATTGTTGGTTCTGATCTAGTCAAGTCAGCTGTTTTTGGTAAAGATGCAAACTGGGGCAGAATTATTTGTGCGATTGGCTACAGTGGCTGCACAATTGATCCCGAAAATATAGATATCTCAATAGGAAATACTGCGACACTCAAAAATAGTCAACCGATTGTTTTTTCTGAGGAGCAAGCAACTGCTTATATGACAGATGAAGAAACGATTCTTATTCAAGTGAACTTACATGTAGCTGAAGGCTTTGGAAAAGCATGGGGATGCGATTTAACGTATGACTATGTTCGAATAAATGCAGGATATCGCACATAA